Proteins encoded in a region of the Marinobacter arenosus genome:
- a CDS encoding aspartate aminotransferase family protein, whose product MNREPVTRELFNEVMVPNYAPGSIIPVRGEGSRIWDQEGREFVDLQGGIAVTCLGHSHPGLIGALQEQAEKLWHLSNVMTNEPALRLAKTLCDLTFAERVFFANSGGEANEAAFKLARRYAWEHYGPEKNEIISFKNAFHGRTLFTVSVGGQPKYLEGFEPAPAGIHHADFNDLESVKKLISKEKTCAVVVEPIQGEGGVMPADPEFLKGLRQLCDEHNALLVFDEVQSGVGRTGHLYAYEMYDVIPDILSSAKGLGGGFPVAAMLTTAKVAASLGVGTHGSTYGGNALACAVAQKVVDTVSQPEILKGVKARSDRLRKGMMDIGERYGVFSEVRGAGLLLGCVLTEDWKGKAKDFLNAGLDEGVMVLVAGPNVVRLAPSLIIPETDIEDALERFETAVKKLTA is encoded by the coding sequence ATGAACAGAGAGCCCGTCACTCGCGAACTTTTCAATGAAGTCATGGTCCCCAACTACGCGCCCGGATCCATCATTCCGGTTCGAGGCGAAGGGTCCCGTATCTGGGACCAGGAAGGGCGGGAATTCGTCGATCTCCAGGGCGGCATCGCGGTTACCTGTCTCGGGCATTCCCATCCCGGGCTTATCGGAGCCCTGCAGGAGCAGGCGGAAAAGCTCTGGCACCTGTCCAATGTCATGACCAACGAGCCGGCCCTGCGTCTTGCCAAAACACTGTGCGATCTGACCTTCGCCGAGCGTGTGTTTTTTGCGAACTCGGGCGGGGAAGCCAACGAGGCTGCGTTCAAACTGGCCCGTCGCTATGCCTGGGAGCATTACGGGCCCGAAAAGAACGAGATCATTTCTTTCAAGAACGCCTTCCACGGTCGCACTCTGTTCACGGTCAGCGTCGGTGGCCAGCCCAAGTACCTTGAGGGGTTTGAACCGGCGCCTGCCGGCATTCACCACGCCGATTTCAACGATCTGGAGTCGGTGAAGAAGCTGATTTCGAAAGAAAAGACCTGTGCCGTGGTGGTCGAGCCGATTCAGGGTGAGGGGGGCGTAATGCCCGCAGATCCGGAATTCCTGAAGGGCCTGCGTCAGCTGTGTGATGAGCATAACGCCCTGCTGGTCTTCGATGAAGTCCAGTCCGGCGTCGGTCGTACCGGGCATCTGTATGCGTATGAAATGTATGACGTGATTCCCGATATCCTGTCCAGCGCCAAGGGCTTGGGCGGTGGCTTCCCGGTGGCCGCCATGCTGACCACCGCCAAGGTGGCCGCCAGCCTGGGTGTGGGCACCCACGGCAGCACCTATGGTGGTAATGCGTTGGCCTGTGCCGTTGCCCAGAAAGTTGTCGACACGGTCAGTCAGCCGGAGATCCTGAAAGGCGTGAAGGCCCGGTCGGATCGTCTGCGCAAGGGCATGATGGACATCGGGGAGCGCTACGGTGTGTTCAGCGAGGTTCGGGGTGCGGGCCTGTTGCTGGGCTGTGTGTTGACCGAAGACTGGAAGGGCAAGGCCAAGGATTTTCTCAACGCGGGTCTTGATGAGGGCGTGATGGTGCTGGTCGCCGGCCCCAACGTGGTCCGTCTGGCGCCGTCGCTGATCATTCCGGAAACCGATATTGAAGATGCGCTTGAGCGATTTGAAACGGCGGTGAAGAAGCTGACGGCGTAA
- a CDS encoding exonuclease domain-containing protein: MTSESTYLQDTTFAFLDIETTGGNSSRDRITEIGIRFWRAGETVGEWQTLLNPETRISRFIENFTGISNEMVADAPRFAEVADDLEAQLEGTVFVAHNARFDYGFIKSEYRRLGRMFSARVLCTVKLSRRLYPEFRRHNMDALIERHGLAQVQRHRAMGDVEAMLSFFLHARADRGDESLEQAIRDLLQRPSIPSHLPPDTLQDLPSGPGVYRFYGENDVLLYVGKSTNIAQRVASHFSGDHNTSRGVRMSESLRRVDWTETAGELGALLLELKQIKALKPMFNRRSRAAKNLVSIELSENGSGFLQARLVREIEPHRLGDYFGLFRSKRDAERALSGIAAKNDLCNRLLGLEPDHNGACFQRTLGRCKGACEGQEDVTRYNLRTQIAFHSLRLKTWPWKGPVGVVEHNPFAGRTDILVVYNWMHVATVHEESEAHDLSLRGQAVTFDLDSYKLLIKALMGRDGKNRQIIELPAVGEPDVLMP; encoded by the coding sequence ATGACCTCCGAAAGTACATACCTCCAAGACACGACATTTGCGTTTCTCGATATCGAAACCACGGGAGGCAACTCCTCGCGGGACCGGATCACCGAGATCGGCATTCGGTTCTGGCGTGCCGGTGAAACAGTGGGCGAATGGCAGACCCTGCTGAACCCGGAGACCCGTATCTCCCGGTTTATAGAGAACTTTACCGGCATTTCCAACGAGATGGTCGCAGACGCCCCGCGATTCGCGGAGGTTGCCGACGACCTCGAAGCGCAACTGGAAGGCACGGTCTTCGTTGCCCACAACGCGCGATTTGACTATGGCTTTATCAAGTCGGAGTACCGCAGGTTGGGGCGTATGTTTTCGGCCCGGGTCCTATGCACGGTCAAGCTGTCCCGTCGGCTGTATCCGGAATTCCGCCGTCACAACATGGATGCGCTCATAGAGCGGCACGGGCTGGCGCAGGTGCAACGCCACCGTGCCATGGGGGATGTCGAGGCGATGCTGTCGTTCTTTCTCCATGCCCGGGCAGACCGGGGTGACGAAAGCCTTGAGCAGGCAATTCGTGACCTGCTCCAACGCCCGAGCATTCCCTCACATCTGCCCCCGGACACACTCCAGGACCTGCCGTCAGGGCCGGGGGTTTATCGATTTTATGGGGAGAACGACGTACTGCTCTATGTCGGCAAGAGCACCAACATTGCCCAGCGGGTGGCCTCGCATTTCTCCGGTGACCACAACACGAGCCGCGGTGTGCGGATGTCCGAAAGCCTGCGCCGCGTTGACTGGACCGAAACCGCCGGTGAGCTCGGCGCGCTGCTGCTGGAACTGAAGCAGATCAAAGCCCTAAAGCCGATGTTCAACCGCCGCTCCCGGGCGGCGAAGAATCTGGTGAGTATCGAGTTGAGCGAGAACGGCAGCGGCTTTCTGCAGGCGCGTCTGGTCCGGGAAATCGAGCCCCACCGGCTGGGGGACTATTTCGGTCTGTTTCGCAGCAAGCGGGATGCCGAACGGGCTTTGAGCGGCATCGCCGCGAAAAATGACCTCTGTAATCGTCTTCTGGGCCTGGAGCCTGACCATAACGGTGCCTGTTTCCAGCGAACGCTCGGGCGCTGCAAGGGCGCCTGTGAAGGGCAGGAGGATGTCACCCGCTATAACCTGCGAACCCAGATCGCGTTCCACAGCCTTCGCCTGAAGACCTGGCCGTGGAAAGGGCCGGTCGGTGTGGTCGAGCATAATCCGTTCGCGGGGCGCACCGATATCCTGGTGGTCTATAACTGGATGCATGTGGCCACGGTGCACGAGGAGAGTGAGGCCCATGATCTGTCGCTGCGGGGGCAGGCGGTCACCTTTGATCTGGATTCCTACAAGCTGCTGATCAAGGCCCTGATGGGGCGGGACGGGAAAAATCGGCAGATCATTGAATTGCCGGCGGTCGGGGAACCGGATGTTCTTATGCCCTGA
- a CDS encoding DcaP family trimeric outer membrane transporter: MQSNKLRTAIRATAAAAVFGVAGQAGAVSFTAGDYDMALYGYARLNASYDIDSNQALSTRSGSYAGLAGNDNAAEGHFGADAFQSRIGLKATSPEGVLVNVEGDFRGGGGGSLRLRHAYGSYMNVLAGQTWSNFTSFVGNTNTLDFDSLPGVAGYQSRTPQVRYTTGPLSLSLEQPQSSFVTDAANDIAKDAMPALTARLEDSAGGLSYSAAVLAHQVGYDDGTNDESSFGFATFVAGKIALSDMFTIQGSLSYTDGANSYLYRSGENFGAASAYVDGNGDVETITGYGGTIGAGIGLGGGRSVNIGYGMVTVDWDDAEADGVAVADQSETNSAIMANYQWTPVKNVMMGVEYQLLDRENVDGTDGDANRILFAAQYNF; this comes from the coding sequence ATGCAAAGCAACAAACTAAGAACGGCAATTCGTGCGACGGCAGCGGCGGCAGTATTCGGTGTAGCTGGGCAGGCTGGCGCAGTTAGCTTCACTGCCGGCGATTACGACATGGCCCTTTATGGCTACGCGCGTTTGAACGCCAGTTATGATATCGACAGCAACCAGGCACTCAGTACCCGTTCTGGTTCCTACGCCGGCCTTGCAGGCAACGACAATGCTGCCGAAGGCCACTTCGGCGCTGACGCCTTCCAGAGCCGGATCGGCCTGAAAGCGACCAGCCCGGAAGGCGTACTGGTCAACGTGGAAGGTGACTTCCGCGGCGGCGGTGGCGGCAGCCTTCGCCTGCGTCACGCATACGGCTCCTACATGAACGTTCTGGCCGGTCAGACCTGGTCCAACTTCACCAGCTTCGTGGGTAACACCAACACCCTCGACTTTGACTCCCTCCCGGGCGTAGCGGGCTACCAGTCTCGGACTCCACAGGTTCGTTACACCACTGGCCCTCTGTCTCTGTCTCTTGAGCAGCCGCAGTCAAGCTTCGTAACCGATGCTGCAAACGACATCGCGAAAGATGCCATGCCAGCCCTGACCGCGCGTCTGGAAGACTCCGCTGGCGGCCTGTCTTACTCGGCAGCGGTTCTGGCGCACCAGGTAGGCTACGACGACGGCACCAACGATGAGTCATCGTTCGGTTTCGCCACCTTCGTTGCCGGTAAGATCGCGCTGTCCGACATGTTCACCATCCAGGGCAGTCTGTCTTACACCGACGGTGCCAACAGCTACCTGTACCGTTCCGGTGAAAACTTCGGCGCAGCCAGCGCCTATGTTGACGGTAACGGCGACGTCGAAACCATCACCGGCTACGGCGGCACCATCGGTGCTGGTATTGGCCTGGGCGGCGGTCGCAGCGTCAACATCGGCTACGGTATGGTCACCGTTGACTGGGACGACGCAGAAGCTGACGGCGTTGCAGTGGCGGATCAGAGCGAAACCAACTCTGCCATCATGGCCAACTACCAGTGGACACCGGTCAAGAACGTCATGATGGGCGTTGAATACCAGCTGCTGGACCGTGAAAACGTAGACGGCACCGACGGCGATGCAAACCGCATCCTGTTTGCCGCGCAGTACAACTTCTAA
- the aceF gene encoding dihydrolipoyllysine-residue acetyltransferase — MSEQEIKVPDLGGADEVEVIEIIVSKGDSVEEEDPILTVESDKASVELPSPGAGKITSITVKVGDKVKEGDVVGTMEADGGASESDEASESKPDEEAEQASKSEDKPEESKPAPKKSGGSRKETVKVPALDGFDNVPVIEINVSEGDSIEADDPLVTVESDKATMEIPSAFAGKVGKILVSEGDKLSEGDDLIEMTVEEEGGEPEGDEGAEPEPAPKEQGKSEGKPEKKAAPEPQGATYEPPAPGAKVHAGPAVRKLARELGADLTRIKGSGPKSRILKDDVQAYVKSQLQQAQQGGSVGTGSGIPGVKLPDFSQFGDIEKEAMSRMMAATATNMQRSWLNVPHVTQFEDADITDMEDFRKAQKAAGEKKGVKMTPLPFLLKACATALAELPQFNVSLDMDKKEVIRKKYIHIGIAVDTPHGLMVPVIRDVDKKGLWELAAESADLAQKARDKQLKPAEMQGACFTITSLGGIGGTAFTPIVNTPEVAILGVSKAAMKPVWDGKDFQPRLMLPLSLSYDHRAVNGADAARFTTVLSQLLGDIRSLLL, encoded by the coding sequence ATGAGTGAACAGGAAATCAAGGTTCCGGATCTCGGCGGTGCGGACGAGGTCGAGGTTATCGAAATCATCGTCAGCAAGGGGGATTCGGTTGAGGAAGAGGATCCGATCCTGACGGTGGAGTCCGACAAGGCGTCGGTCGAGCTGCCCTCCCCGGGCGCCGGCAAGATCACCAGCATCACCGTGAAAGTGGGTGACAAGGTGAAGGAAGGCGATGTCGTTGGCACGATGGAAGCCGACGGCGGTGCATCGGAATCCGACGAGGCGTCCGAGTCCAAGCCGGACGAGGAGGCCGAGCAAGCGTCCAAATCCGAGGACAAGCCTGAGGAAAGCAAGCCGGCTCCGAAGAAATCCGGAGGCTCCCGGAAGGAAACGGTCAAGGTTCCCGCGCTGGACGGCTTCGATAACGTGCCGGTTATCGAGATCAACGTCTCTGAGGGTGATTCCATTGAGGCTGATGATCCGCTGGTGACTGTCGAATCCGACAAGGCAACCATGGAGATTCCGTCGGCCTTCGCCGGCAAGGTCGGCAAGATCCTGGTGTCCGAGGGTGACAAGCTGTCCGAGGGCGATGACCTGATCGAAATGACCGTCGAGGAAGAGGGCGGAGAGCCGGAAGGCGACGAGGGCGCAGAGCCGGAGCCAGCGCCCAAAGAGCAGGGCAAGTCTGAAGGCAAACCGGAAAAGAAGGCAGCTCCGGAGCCCCAGGGCGCAACCTATGAGCCACCGGCCCCGGGCGCCAAGGTTCACGCCGGTCCGGCCGTGCGTAAGCTGGCCCGCGAGCTGGGCGCGGATCTGACTCGCATCAAGGGATCCGGGCCGAAGAGCCGGATCCTCAAAGACGACGTTCAGGCCTATGTGAAGAGTCAGTTGCAGCAGGCCCAGCAGGGCGGTTCGGTAGGGACCGGCTCTGGCATCCCGGGCGTGAAGCTGCCGGACTTCAGCCAATTCGGCGACATCGAGAAGGAAGCCATGTCCCGCATGATGGCGGCGACGGCCACCAACATGCAGCGCAGTTGGCTGAATGTGCCTCACGTCACCCAGTTCGAGGACGCGGACATCACCGACATGGAGGATTTCCGCAAGGCGCAGAAGGCGGCTGGCGAGAAGAAAGGCGTGAAGATGACGCCGCTTCCTTTCCTCCTCAAGGCCTGTGCTACCGCGCTGGCGGAGTTGCCGCAGTTCAATGTCTCCCTGGACATGGACAAGAAGGAAGTGATCCGCAAGAAGTACATTCACATTGGCATTGCGGTGGACACCCCCCACGGGCTGATGGTGCCGGTCATCCGGGATGTGGATAAGAAGGGGCTCTGGGAGCTGGCGGCGGAAAGCGCCGATCTGGCCCAGAAGGCCCGAGACAAGCAGCTCAAACCTGCCGAGATGCAGGGTGCCTGTTTTACCATCACCAGTCTGGGTGGTATTGGGGGCACAGCGTTCACGCCGATCGTGAACACGCCGGAAGTGGCGATTCTTGGCGTATCCAAGGCGGCCATGAAGCCCGTCTGGGATGGCAAGGACTTCCAGCCCCGGCTGATGCTGCCGCTCTCGCTGTCCTACGATCACCGTGCGGTGAACGGTGCGGACGCGGCACGGTTCACGACGGTGCTCAGTCAGCTGCTCGGGGATATCCGCTCCCTGTTGCTGTAA
- the aceE gene encoding pyruvate dehydrogenase (acetyl-transferring), homodimeric type has translation MYQDDDPIETSEWLDALESLIEQEGVDRAKYILERLSERAARDGTELPYSITTPFRNTIPVTQEARMPGDLFMERRIRSLIRWNAMAMVLRANQRPGELGGHVSSFSSAATLYDVGFNYFFHGGDEKRESDLVYFQGHSSPGIYARSYLEGRFEEEQLDKYREEVDGTGLSSYPHPWLMPDYWQFPTVSMGLGPIQAIYQAHVMKYLHSRELIDMGERKVWCFVGDGECDEPETLGSISMAGRENLSNLIFVVNCNLQRLDGPVRGNGKIIQELEGIFRGAGWNVLKVVWGRMWDPLFEKDKDGLMQRVMDEAVDGDLQNFKSNGPAYTRKNFFGKYPELSKLVENLSDEDINKLNRGGHDPYKIYAAYHKAVHDHGNRPTVILAHTIKGYGFGTAGEAQNTAHSLKKLDIDQLKAFRDRFGVPLKDEELKDVPYYRPAPDSPEMVYMKKRRQELGGFYPKRRKDCQRLETPPLDTFKALLEGSGEREISTTMAFVRMLTALTKDKRIGKRVVPIVPDEARTFGMEGMFRQLGIYTSEGQKYVPEDRDQIMYYKEDKKGQILEEGINEDGSMAAWIAAATSYSTNNFPLVPFYIFYSMFGFQRVGDLAWAAGDIQARGFLIGGTAGRTTLNGEGLQHQDGHSHLLAQTIPSCKSYDPAYGYEMAVIVQHGIKEMFEDNQNVYYYLTIENENYQQPAMPKGKKVEDGIIKGMYLLDSIETKGRKKSPRVQLLGAGAILNEVRAAADMLKDDFEVASDVWSVTSFNELARDGLHVERWNRLHPDDSPKKAYITDCLEKQQGPVVSSTDYMKLFSEQVRAFIPKTFVTLGTDGYGRSDTREKLRNHFEVDRYHVAVAALSALAQDGEIKKEVVLEAMRKYGIDRNKTNPVLS, from the coding sequence ATGTACCAGGACGATGATCCCATTGAAACCAGTGAATGGCTGGACGCGCTCGAGTCTCTGATCGAGCAGGAAGGCGTTGACCGGGCCAAGTATATTCTTGAAAGGCTGTCCGAGAGGGCCGCCCGTGACGGCACCGAACTGCCGTACTCGATCACCACGCCGTTCCGCAACACCATTCCGGTGACGCAGGAAGCCAGAATGCCGGGCGACCTGTTCATGGAACGTCGAATCCGGTCTCTCATCCGCTGGAATGCGATGGCGATGGTACTCCGGGCCAACCAGCGACCCGGTGAATTGGGTGGGCACGTGTCCTCGTTCTCCTCTGCAGCCACCCTCTACGACGTCGGCTTCAACTACTTCTTCCACGGCGGCGACGAAAAGCGGGAATCGGATCTGGTGTACTTCCAGGGTCACTCCTCCCCGGGCATCTATGCCCGTTCTTACCTGGAAGGCCGGTTTGAAGAGGAGCAGCTGGACAAATACCGGGAAGAGGTGGACGGCACCGGTCTGTCCTCGTACCCGCATCCGTGGCTGATGCCGGACTACTGGCAGTTCCCGACCGTTTCCATGGGGCTTGGCCCCATCCAGGCCATCTATCAGGCCCACGTCATGAAATACCTGCACAGCCGCGAGCTGATCGACATGGGCGAGCGCAAGGTCTGGTGTTTTGTCGGGGATGGCGAATGCGACGAGCCGGAAACCCTGGGCTCCATTTCCATGGCGGGCCGGGAAAACCTGAGCAACCTGATCTTTGTGGTCAACTGTAACCTGCAGCGCCTGGACGGCCCGGTACGGGGCAATGGCAAGATTATCCAGGAGCTTGAGGGTATCTTCCGGGGTGCCGGCTGGAACGTGCTCAAGGTCGTCTGGGGGCGGATGTGGGATCCGCTGTTCGAGAAAGACAAAGACGGGCTGATGCAGCGCGTGATGGACGAAGCCGTTGACGGCGACCTGCAGAACTTCAAGAGCAACGGTCCGGCGTACACCCGCAAGAACTTCTTCGGCAAGTACCCCGAGCTGTCCAAGCTGGTGGAGAACCTGTCGGACGAAGACATCAACAAGTTGAACCGTGGTGGGCACGACCCGTACAAGATCTACGCCGCCTATCACAAGGCGGTCCACGACCATGGCAATCGTCCGACCGTGATCCTGGCCCACACCATCAAGGGCTACGGTTTCGGCACCGCGGGCGAAGCCCAAAACACCGCGCACTCCCTGAAGAAACTGGATATCGACCAGCTCAAGGCGTTCCGGGACCGGTTCGGCGTACCGCTGAAGGACGAGGAGCTCAAAGACGTTCCGTATTACCGTCCCGCCCCGGACAGCCCGGAAATGGTCTACATGAAGAAGCGCCGGCAGGAACTGGGCGGCTTCTACCCGAAGCGCCGCAAGGACTGCCAGCGCCTGGAAACGCCGCCCCTGGATACCTTCAAGGCCCTGCTCGAGGGCTCCGGTGAGCGTGAGATTTCCACCACCATGGCCTTTGTTCGCATGTTGACGGCGCTGACCAAGGACAAGCGAATTGGCAAGCGAGTGGTTCCGATCGTTCCGGACGAGGCGCGCACCTTCGGTATGGAAGGCATGTTCCGTCAGCTGGGTATCTACACCTCTGAAGGCCAGAAGTACGTGCCGGAAGATCGTGACCAGATCATGTACTACAAGGAAGACAAGAAAGGTCAGATCCTTGAAGAAGGCATCAACGAAGATGGCTCCATGGCGGCCTGGATTGCGGCGGCAACGTCTTACAGCACCAACAACTTCCCGCTGGTGCCGTTCTACATCTTCTACTCCATGTTTGGTTTCCAGCGTGTGGGCGATCTGGCCTGGGCCGCCGGCGACATCCAGGCGCGGGGTTTCCTGATCGGTGGCACCGCCGGTCGCACCACGCTGAACGGTGAGGGACTGCAGCACCAGGACGGTCACAGCCACCTGCTGGCTCAGACCATTCCGAGCTGTAAATCCTACGACCCGGCCTACGGCTACGAAATGGCGGTGATCGTTCAGCACGGTATCAAGGAGATGTTCGAGGACAACCAGAACGTCTACTACTACCTGACCATCGAGAACGAAAACTATCAGCAGCCGGCCATGCCGAAAGGCAAGAAGGTCGAAGACGGCATCATCAAGGGCATGTATCTGCTGGATTCGATCGAGACCAAGGGGCGCAAGAAGTCTCCGCGGGTCCAACTGCTGGGCGCTGGCGCCATCCTGAACGAAGTGCGTGCGGCTGCCGACATGCTGAAGGACGATTTCGAGGTCGCCAGTGACGTCTGGAGTGTCACCAGCTTCAACGAGCTCGCCCGTGACGGCCTGCATGTCGAACGCTGGAACCGCCTGCACCCGGACGACTCGCCAAAGAAGGCCTACATCACTGACTGCCTGGAGAAGCAGCAGGGACCGGTGGTGTCGTCCACCGACTACATGAAGCTGTTCTCCGAGCAGGTCCGCGCCTTTATCCCCAAGACCTTCGTGACCCTGGGTACCGATGGTTATGGTCGGAGCGACACCCGAGAGAAACTGCGTAACCACTTCGAGGTGGATCGCTATCACGTGGCCGTGGCAGCCCTGTCGGCGCTGGCCCAGGATGGTGAAATCAAGAAGGAGGTGGTTCTCGAAGCCATGCGGAAGTACGGAATCGATCGCAACAAAACGAACCCGGTGCTGAGCTAA